From Cryptomeria japonica unplaced genomic scaffold, Sugi_1.0 HiC_scaffold_28, whole genome shotgun sequence, a single genomic window includes:
- the LOC131861594 gene encoding phospholipase A1-Igamma1, chloroplastic-like — MAVFPLPQLEDNAVLLPSSQTNSTQPQLCDVWRDIQGAHNWNGLLDPMVPNLKAEALRYGNLAQLCYDAFDGKSYSKNYGTCYHSKRDLFNKMGMSESGYQVTKYVYANTNLLNQVFGEKPKDQGVWLGFIAVCTDPNEIRRLGRRDIVIAWRGTQTAEEWIEDLRDILVPTRLSYRCKRTGKNQEHHFADGVLIERGFLSCYTSTVRHRQGAAGATVNISTRDLVVSEIERLIQVYEKEMDNLSITFTGHSLGAALATLSAYDIKQMLCTKHNFHQIPVTVFAFASPRVGNLAFAKRVEEIGVKVLRFVNKRDVVPKVPGVCMNENVGCLSKLLHWLPWTYFHVGFELPLHNNSPFIQHTHNLAYFHNLELYLHLLDGYVGSKQPFSWSGRDHALVNKSCDLLREKYEIPPKWWQEQNKGLVKGPDGKWTQPSEEE, encoded by the coding sequence ATGGCCGTATTTCCATTGCCCCAGCTTGAAGATAATGCTGTATTATTACCCAGTTCCCAAACTAACTCAACGCAGCCTCAGCTATGTGACGtatggagagatatacaaggtgcCCATAATTGGAATGGTTTGCTTGATCCCATGGTGCCCAATTTGAAAGCTGAAGCTCTCAGATATGGGAATTTGGCACAGCTTTGTTACGACGCATTTGATGGCAAAAGCTACTCCAAAAACTACGGCACATGTTATCACAGTAAAAGAGATCTGTTCAATAAGATGGGCATGTCTGAAAGTGGCTACCAAGTCACTAAATATGTTTACGCCAATACTAATCTGTTAAATCAAGTTTTTGGTGAGAAACCAAAAGACCAAGGTGTTTGGTTGGGTTTTATTGCAGTTTGCACGGATCCAAATGAGATAAGAAGGCTTGGACGACGAGACATAGTGATTGCATGGAGAGGAACTCAGACTGCTGAAGAATGGATAGAAGACCTGAGAGATATTCTTGTACCTACAAGATTATCCTATAGATGCAAGAGGACAGGCAAAAACCAAGAGCATCATTTCGCGGATGGAGTACTAATTGAGAGAGGATTCCTGAGCTGCTATACTTCAACTGTCCGTCACCGTCAAGGCGCTGCAGGAGCCACTGTGAACATCAGCACCAGAGATTTGGTAGTCTCAGAGATAGAACGATTGATTCAAGTTTATGAAAAAGAGATGGACAATTTAAGCATAACATTTACGGGACACAGCTTAGGAGCTGCTCTTGCAACCTTGAGCGCTTATGATATCAAACAAATGCTTTGCACCAAGCATAATTTTCATCAAATTCCCGTCACCGTCTTCGCTTTTGCCTCTCCCCGGGTGGGAAATCTTGCGTTTGCTAAACGGGTGGAGGAGATTGGAGTGAAAGTGCTGAGGTTTGTGAACAAGCGTGACGTGGTTCCCAAAGTGCCCGGAGTTTGTATGAACGAGAACGTGGGATGCCTCAGCAAATTGCTGCATTGGCTTCCGTGGACATACTTTCATGTTGGCTTCGAGCTTCCTTTACACAACAATTCTCCATTCATTCAGCACACCCATAATCTTGCCTACTTTCATAATTTAGAGCTTTACTTGCATTTACTGGACGGGTATGTTGGAAGTAAGCAGCCGTTTTCTTGGAGTGGAAGAGATCATGCTCTGGTTAATAAGAGCTGTGATTTATTGCGCGAGAAATATGAAATTCCTCCAAAATGGTGGCAGGAACAGAACAAGGGCCTCGTTAAAGGTCCAGATGGCAAATGGACGCAGCCATCAGAAGAGGAATAA